A genomic segment from Spinacia oleracea cultivar Varoflay chromosome 3, BTI_SOV_V1, whole genome shotgun sequence encodes:
- the LOC110791059 gene encoding uncharacterized protein — translation MSPETVTLLLVNIAGILERADESLLPGVYKEVGAALNIDPTGLGSLTLFRCIVQSSCYPLAAYLATRHDRTFVIAIGAYLWAAATFLVAFSSTFFQVAVSRALNGVGLAIVIPAIQSLVADSTEESTRGMAFGWLQLTGNMGAILGSICSVMIASTSFMGIPGWRLAFHLVGIISVAVGILVQLFANDSRFANKPRSECVITNTPFCSELKEVLLEAKSVIRIPSFQIIVAQGVAGTFPWSGLSSFAPMWLELIGFSHETTAFLITMYVVGNSLGGLFGGKMGDILSKRLPNCGRIILSQISSGSAIPLAAILFLGLPNDPSSSFKYGLVLFIMGLTTSWNAPATNNPIFAEIVPEKHRTSIYALDCSFESILNSFAPPLVGILAQHVYGYKPIPEGSSESAVIETDRENATALAKALNINFTITMTVCCAIYSFLYCTYPRDRERARMQSLVESESQLMEGTSHSYKLPFSKLEKQDVEDETVMTAEYEGDKNDEKSLLATQVHV, via the exons ATGAGTCCAGAGACAGTAACACTTCTGCTTGTAAATATAGCAGGAATACTAGAAAGAGCAGACGAGTCATTACTCCCAGGTGTATACAAAGAAGTGGGAGCAGCCCTTAATATTGATCCCACAGGTCTTGGTTCCCTCACACTCTTCAGATGCATAGTTCAGTCTTCTTGCTACCCTCTTGCTGCTTACCTTGCCACCCGCCATGATCGAACCTTTGTCATCGCTATTGGTGCGTATCTTTGGGCTGCTGCCACCTTTCTTGTCGCCTTCTCCTCCACCTTCTTCCAG GTAGCAGTATCAAGAGCATTGAATGGAGTAGGACTAGCCATTGTAATACCTGCAATTCAGTCCCTTGTTGCAGACTCCACAGAAGAGAGCACCCGAGGCATGGCCTTTGGATGGTTGCAACTAACAGGAAACATGGGCGCCATCCTAGGAAGTATTTGCTCCGTAATGATAGCCTCAACATCATTCATGGGAATCCCAGGATGGAGGCTAGCCTTCCATTTAGTTGGGATCATAAGCGTTGCAGTTGGCATTTTAGTCCAACTATTTGCTAATGATTCTCGCTTTGCAAATAAGCCCAGGAGTGAGTGTGTAATTACAAACACCCCCTTCTGCTCAGAACTTAAGGAGGTACTATTAGAAGCGAAATCTGTTATCCGAATTCCATCTTTTCAGATAATTGTTGCTCAAGGTGTAGCTGGAACGTTTCCTTGGTCAGGGTTATCCTCTTTCGCGCCCATGTGGTTGGAGCTTATCGGCTTCTCACATGAAACTACCGCGTTCCTCATAACCATGTATGTGGTTGGCAATTCTCTTGGAGGTTTATTTGGTGGGAAAATGGGGGATATCCTTTCTAAAAGATTGCCTAATTGTGGGAGAATCATTCTGtctcagataagttcagggtcTGCAATTCCTTTGGCAGCAATTCTATTTTTAGGATTACCAAATGATCCTTCTAGTTCTTTTAAGTATGGTTTGGTCTTGTTCATCATGGGACTCACCACTTCATGGAATGCTCCTGCCACAAACAA TCCAATATTTGCAGAAATAGTACCTGAGAAACATCGAACGAGCATCTACGCATTAGATTGTTCCTTTGAGTCGATACTCAATTCGTTTGCTCCGCCTCTAGTTGGTATACTGGCTCAGCATGTTTACGGCTACAAGCCAATCCCAGAAGGATCATCAGAGTCTGCAGTGATAGAAACTGACAGGGAGAATGCTACCGCGCTTGCAAAAGCTCTTAACATCAACTTCACAATCACAATGACAGTCTGCTGCGCCATCTACTCCTTCCTTTACTGCACTTATCCAAGAGACAGAGAACGGGCAAGGATGCAGAGTTTAGTAGAATCCGAATCACAGCTAATGGAGGGCACTAGTCATTCCTACAAgcttccattttcaaaactagaAAAGCAAGATGTTGAAGATGAAACAGTTATGACAGCTGAATATGAAGGTGACAAAAATGATGAAAAGAGTCTTCTAGCAACCCAGGTACATGTATGA
- the LOC110791058 gene encoding uncharacterized protein, translating into MAPLPLFFRFTFYFLLFASSLFASSYSHRIFLSRRNLLDTNSKKNQTKLIKPSSSSSSSKNQTISSSNSNSSKKNQTKLAKPISKTSSKNVGAPPNTVGKPKVNSTKSSDPLKSKSITKNKTKSSPSSTPTTKLPSSDTKSDQNQKQKQKQKLKSPSPPTWMQSQDDDNDTDYDFMAEFRDLSNKFHQTFIPDMHRFSTTSKMYITKANKEITQSFIKPYVSKQYHSSASTAISFAFIIVPFLLVSLLFNRITAYFSLQKLLIFIQIYLSIYFSILCFSSLITGLEPLRFFYATSQSTYVWLQVLQTLGYVMYLLMLLMYLILVFSTESGLGQKFLGLAQTFVGFAVGFHYYMTVFHRVVLHLPPKTNWKVHGIYATCFLVICLLARADRTKKAYHDEEGVEEGKIN; encoded by the coding sequence ATGGCTCCACTTCCTCTGTTTTTCAGGTTCACCTTTTACTTCCTACTATTTGCTTCTTCTCTTTTTGCCTCTTCTTACTCTCATCGAATCTTCCTGTCTAGACGAAACTTACTTGATACTAATAGTAAAAAAAACCAAACTAAACTTATCaaaccttcttcttcttcttcctcctctaaAAACCAGACCATTTCTTCGAGTAATAGTAATTCTTCCAAGAAAAACCAAACCAAATTAGCTAAACCCATTTCAAAAACGTCCTCCAAAAATGTCGGTGCTCCTCCTAATACCGTCGGTAAACCCAAGGTTAATTCAACCAAGTCGTCAGATCCACTCAAATCCAAATCAATTACGAAGAACAAAACTAAATCTTCTCCATCGTCTACCCCGACTACCAAATTACCCTCGTCTGATACTAAAAGTGATCAGAATCAGAAACAGAAACAGAAACAGAAACTGAAATCTCCTTCGCCACCGACATGGATGCAAAGCCAAGACGATGACAACGACACAGACTACGATTTCATGGCGGAATTCAGAGATCTTTCAAACAAATTCCACCAAACATTCATCCCAGATATGCACAGATTCTCAACGACCTCCAAAATGTACATAACAAAAGCCAATAAAGAAATCACCCAAAGCTTCATCAAGCCTTATGTGAGTAAACAATACCATTCCTCAGCATCAACAGCTATCTCCTTCGCATTCATCATTGTCCCATTTTTACTAGTCTCTCTCCTTTTTAACCGCATCACCGCGtatttctctctccaaaaactCCTCATTTTTATCCAGATTTACCTCTCCATTTACTTCTCAATCCTGTGTTTCTCCAGTTTAATTACTGGGTTGGAGCCACTGCGGTTTTTTTACGCTACTTCGCAGTCCACCTATGTTTGGTTGCAAGTGTTGCAGACCCTTGGATACGTCATGtatttgttgatgttgttgatgtATCTTATACTTGTGTTCTCTACTGAGTCTGGGTTGGGCCAGAAGTTTTTGGGCTTGGCCCAAACTTTTGTGGGCTTTGCGGTTGGGTTTCATTATTACATGACGGTGTTTCATCGTGTGGTGTTGCATCTGCCGCCTAAAACCAATTGGAAAGTTCATGGGATCTATGCCACGTGTTTTCTTGTTATTTGTCTGCTCGCTCGTGCTGATAGAACAAAGAAGGCTTATCATGACGAAGAGGGTGTCGAAGAAGGCAAAATTAACTAG